In the Devosia sp. SL43 genome, one interval contains:
- a CDS encoding DUF4394 domain-containing protein gives MTAKLPLAAISLAALTLATGAAVAAPAVGLVGGSTLVMFDTESLAVSGTMEVTGVDGLAGIDVRPADKMVYGVSLAGEVVTIDTASGAATVKSTLSEMLPSFEGAIVDFNPMADRLRLMGTDGTNHRVNVDDGMVTVDGSLAYIAGDMHEGETPAIVAAAYINSIGKPEATGMFDIDATIAALIKQAPPNDGTLAAVGKLGVEGSSYAFDISSTEDLTNTAWLVIDNTLHTVDTATGAATAVGAIEGVDGMISDIAVLQ, from the coding sequence ATGACTGCCAAACTCCCCCTTGCCGCTATCTCCCTTGCTGCCCTGACACTGGCCACCGGCGCTGCGGTTGCTGCCCCCGCCGTTGGCCTTGTCGGTGGTTCAACGCTGGTCATGTTCGACACTGAAAGCCTTGCCGTCAGCGGCACGATGGAAGTCACCGGCGTTGACGGTCTGGCCGGTATCGACGTGCGTCCGGCTGACAAGATGGTCTATGGCGTGTCGCTGGCCGGCGAGGTCGTCACCATCGATACCGCCTCCGGCGCCGCTACGGTCAAGAGCACGCTGTCGGAAATGCTGCCGAGCTTTGAGGGCGCTATCGTCGACTTCAACCCGATGGCCGACCGCCTGCGCCTGATGGGCACCGATGGCACCAACCACCGCGTCAATGTCGATGACGGCATGGTCACGGTCGACGGCTCGCTGGCCTATATTGCCGGCGACATGCATGAGGGCGAGACGCCGGCCATCGTGGCCGCGGCCTATATCAACTCGATCGGCAAGCCCGAAGCGACTGGCATGTTCGATATCGATGCGACGATTGCAGCCCTGATCAAGCAGGCCCCGCCGAATGACGGCACGCTGGCTGCTGTCGGCAAACTGGGTGTGGAAGGATCGAGCTACGCCTTCGATATCTCCTCGACCGAAGATCTGACCAACACCGCCTGGCTGGTCATCGATAACACGCTGCACACGGTCGATACTGCGACCGGTGCTGCGACGGCTGTTGGCGCCATCGAGGGAGTGGACGGCATGATCTCGGATATCGCTGTTCTGCAGTAA
- a CDS encoding sigma-70 family RNA polymerase sigma factor, protein MSDLIDTDDLLRRVAAGERGALAQLFNSESGRLVAIAQRIVRRRDLAEEVVQEIFVTVWRKAAQFDGARGNGRAWLTVMARNRALNLLRNDARVEYHDETDLADLGDRQADAVSAFDTLAERDALRTCLERLDEPKRRAILLCYVTGLNHGEAAATMNAPLGTVKAWIRRGVVSLQECLS, encoded by the coding sequence ATGTCCGACTTGATCGACACCGATGACCTGCTCCGCCGCGTCGCCGCTGGCGAACGTGGCGCACTAGCTCAGCTGTTCAACAGCGAGTCCGGGCGCCTCGTCGCGATCGCCCAGCGTATCGTGCGCCGTCGCGACCTGGCCGAGGAAGTGGTGCAGGAGATTTTCGTGACGGTTTGGCGCAAGGCCGCCCAGTTTGACGGCGCGCGCGGCAATGGTCGGGCTTGGCTGACGGTGATGGCCCGCAACCGCGCCCTCAACCTGCTGCGCAACGACGCGCGGGTTGAGTATCACGACGAAACGGACCTGGCCGACCTTGGCGACCGGCAGGCCGATGCCGTTTCAGCATTCGACACCCTGGCGGAACGCGACGCCCTGCGCACCTGCCTCGAACGGCTGGACGAGCCCAAGCGCCGCGCCATCTTGCTGTGCTATGTTACAGGGCTCAACCATGGCGAGGCGGCAGCGACGATGAATGCGCCACTCGGCACTGTGAAGGCGTGGATCCGGCGCGGCGTCGTCTCCCTGCAGGAGTGCCTGTCATGA